In the genome of Pseudomonas sp. P5_109, one region contains:
- a CDS encoding D-cysteine desulfhydrase, giving the protein MIKQQLARFNRLDLLGQPTALEKLERLSTWLGRDLYVKRDDLTPLAMGGNKLRKLEYLAADALAQGADTLITAGALQSNHVRQTAAIAAKLGLGCVALLENPLGTNDSNYTGNGNRLLLDLFDAKVELVENLDNADEQLQALASRLRSNGKKPYVVPIGGSNALGALGYVRAGLELAEQIKDTGLTFAAVVLASGSAGTHSGLALALSEALPDLPVIGVTVSRSDEDQRPKVQGLAERTAELLGVSLPDAFKVELWDEYFAPRYGEPNAGTLAAVKLLAGQEGLLLDPVYTGKAMAGLLDGIGRQRFDEGPIIFLHTGGAPALFAYKDYLTG; this is encoded by the coding sequence ATGATCAAACAACAGCTCGCCCGCTTTAACCGCCTCGACCTGCTCGGTCAGCCAACCGCCCTGGAAAAACTCGAACGCCTGTCGACCTGGCTGGGCCGAGACCTGTACGTCAAGCGCGATGACCTGACGCCGCTGGCGATGGGCGGCAACAAGCTGCGCAAACTCGAGTACCTGGCCGCCGATGCGCTGGCCCAGGGCGCCGACACCTTGATTACCGCCGGCGCGTTGCAATCGAACCATGTGCGCCAGACCGCGGCCATTGCGGCCAAACTGGGCTTGGGCTGCGTAGCCCTTCTGGAAAACCCCCTCGGCACCAATGACAGCAACTACACCGGCAACGGCAACCGACTACTGCTCGACTTGTTCGATGCCAAGGTCGAACTGGTGGAAAACCTCGACAACGCCGACGAGCAATTGCAAGCCCTGGCCAGCCGTCTGCGCAGTAACGGCAAGAAGCCGTACGTGGTACCGATCGGTGGCTCCAATGCGCTGGGCGCCCTGGGCTATGTGCGCGCCGGGCTGGAACTGGCCGAGCAGATCAAGGACACCGGCCTGACCTTCGCCGCCGTGGTTTTGGCCTCGGGCAGCGCCGGTACCCACAGCGGTCTGGCACTGGCCTTGAGTGAAGCACTGCCGGATCTGCCAGTTATCGGCGTGACGGTTTCGCGCAGCGATGAAGACCAGCGACCGAAAGTTCAAGGCCTGGCCGAACGCACCGCCGAGTTGCTGGGTGTGAGCCTGCCGGATGCATTCAAAGTCGAGTTGTGGGATGAATATTTCGCCCCGCGCTATGGCGAACCGAATGCCGGGACACTGGCGGCGGTGAAGCTGCTGGCGGGTCAGGAAGGCTTGCTGCTGGACCCGGTCTACACTGGCAAGGCCATGGCAGGATTGCTGGACGGGATCGGGCGTCAGCGTTTCGACGAAGGCCCGATTATCTTCCTGCACACCGGCGGGGCTCCGGCGTTGTTTGCCTATAAGGATTATCTGACTGGCTGA
- the mgrA gene encoding L-glyceraldehyde 3-phosphate reductase produces the protein MTYTAAENRYDSIPYRRVGRSGLVLPALSLGLWHNFGDSTPIDTQRALLRTAFDQGINHFDLANNYGPPYGSAEINFGRLLREDFKQYRDELIISSKAGWDMWPGPYGQGGGSRKYVLASLDQSLQRLGVDYVDIFYSHRFDPDTPLEETASALATAVQQGKALYIGISSYSGVKTREMAALLKEWKVPLLIHQPAYNLLNRWVEKDLLDTTDELGTGVIAFTPLAQGLLTDKYLNGVPADARVNRPGGGSLQASHLSEANIAQVRALNEIAKRRGQSLAQLALAWTLRDPRVTSALIGASRPEQIIENVGALKNLSFSAEELAEIDRFAQEGGINLWEKPSTAE, from the coding sequence ATGACTTACACCGCTGCCGAAAACCGCTACGACTCCATCCCTTACCGCCGCGTGGGCCGCAGCGGGCTGGTGCTGCCGGCGCTGTCGTTGGGCCTGTGGCACAACTTTGGCGACAGCACGCCGATCGATACCCAGCGCGCATTGCTGCGCACGGCGTTCGACCAGGGCATCAACCATTTCGACCTGGCCAACAACTATGGCCCACCGTACGGCAGCGCCGAGATCAACTTCGGCCGTTTGCTGCGCGAAGACTTCAAGCAGTACCGCGACGAATTGATCATTTCCAGCAAGGCCGGTTGGGACATGTGGCCCGGCCCTTACGGTCAGGGCGGCGGTTCGCGCAAGTACGTGCTGGCCAGCCTCGACCAGAGCCTGCAACGCCTGGGCGTGGACTACGTCGACATCTTCTACTCCCACCGTTTCGATCCGGACACGCCACTGGAAGAAACCGCCAGCGCACTTGCCACAGCAGTGCAGCAGGGCAAGGCGTTGTACATCGGCATCTCGTCCTATTCCGGGGTGAAAACCCGGGAAATGGCGGCATTGCTCAAAGAATGGAAAGTGCCGTTGCTGATTCATCAGCCGGCCTACAACCTGCTCAATCGCTGGGTGGAAAAAGACCTGCTGGATACCACCGACGAACTCGGCACCGGCGTGATTGCCTTCACACCGCTGGCGCAGGGGCTGCTGACCGACAAGTACCTCAACGGCGTGCCGGCGGATGCGCGGGTCAATCGACCGGGTGGTGGTTCGTTGCAGGCGTCGCACTTGTCCGAGGCCAACATCGCCCAGGTGCGGGCACTCAACGAAATCGCCAAGCGCCGTGGCCAGAGCCTGGCGCAACTGGCGCTGGCCTGGACCCTGCGCGATCCTCGGGTGACCTCGGCACTGATCGGCGCGAGCCGGCCGGAGCAGATCATCGAGAACGTCGGGGCGTTGAAGAACCTGAGCTTCAGTGCAGAAGAACTGGCGGAGATTGACCGGTTTGCCCAGGAGGGCGGGATCAATCTTTGGGAGAAGCCTTCAACGGCTGAGTGA
- the tauC gene encoding taurine ABC transporter permease TauC, producing MSSYEIPVAAIKTGTSLTPARRSLSTRWISVLTLVALIVIWWAVTATGLIEPLFLPPPSAVLQKGWLLATSGYMDSTLWQHLGASLSRIGLGLGFAILTAVPVGIAIGANRIARGVLDPLIEFYRPIPPLAYLPLIVIWCGIGELSKVLLIYLAIFAPIAIATATGVRTVDPAKLRAAQSLGATRAQLIRHVILPSALPDILTGVRIGLGVGWSTLVAAELIAATSGLGFMVQSAAQFLVTDVVVLGILVIALIAFAMELGLRALQRKLVPWHGQAH from the coding sequence ATGAGCAGTTACGAAATCCCCGTCGCCGCGATCAAGACAGGCACTTCCCTGACACCGGCACGACGCAGCTTGAGCACTCGTTGGATCAGTGTACTGACGCTGGTCGCTCTTATTGTTATTTGGTGGGCCGTAACCGCGACCGGTTTGATCGAGCCGCTGTTCCTGCCGCCGCCCTCCGCCGTGCTGCAAAAAGGCTGGCTGCTGGCGACTTCGGGTTACATGGACTCAACCTTGTGGCAGCACCTCGGCGCGAGCCTTAGCCGCATCGGCCTGGGCCTCGGTTTTGCGATTCTCACCGCCGTGCCGGTGGGTATCGCCATCGGCGCCAATCGTATTGCCCGTGGTGTGCTCGATCCGCTGATCGAGTTCTACCGGCCGATTCCGCCGTTGGCCTACTTGCCACTGATCGTGATCTGGTGCGGTATTGGCGAATTGTCGAAAGTCCTGCTGATCTACCTGGCGATCTTCGCCCCGATTGCCATCGCCACCGCCACTGGTGTGCGCACGGTCGACCCGGCCAAATTGCGCGCCGCGCAGTCGTTGGGTGCTACTCGCGCACAGTTGATTCGCCACGTCATTTTGCCGAGTGCCTTGCCGGATATCTTGACCGGCGTGCGTATTGGTCTTGGTGTGGGTTGGTCGACGCTGGTCGCCGCCGAATTGATCGCCGCCACCAGCGGCCTGGGCTTCATGGTGCAGTCGGCCGCGCAGTTCCTGGTCACCGATGTGGTGGTCCTGGGGATTCTGGTGATCGCACTGATCGCCTTCGCCATGGAATTGGGCCTGCGTGCCCTGCAACGCAAGCTGGTGCCGTGGCACGGCCAGGCCCACTGA
- the tauD gene encoding taurine dioxygenase: MSQLTIVPLSSALGAQISGVDISQALSAEQRDTIEQALLKHQVLFFRDQPITPQQQARFAANFGDLHIHPIYPNVPEQPEVLILDTAVTDVRDNAIWHTDVTFLPTPAMGAVLSAKLLPEFGGDTLWASGIAAYEALSAPMKTLFEGLTATHDFTRSFPLERYGNTPEALAQWEEARRKNPPLSHPVIRTHPVSGRRSLFVNEGFTSKINELSETESEAILKFLFAHSTRPEFTIRWRWQQDDIAFWDNRVTQHYAVDDYRPARRVMQRATVLGDVPFFR, translated from the coding sequence ATGAGCCAGTTGACCATCGTCCCCTTAAGCTCCGCCCTCGGCGCGCAAATCAGCGGCGTCGACATCAGCCAGGCGCTGAGTGCGGAACAACGCGACACCATCGAACAAGCGCTGCTCAAACATCAAGTTCTGTTCTTCCGTGACCAACCCATCACGCCACAACAACAGGCGCGATTCGCGGCGAACTTTGGCGACCTGCACATTCACCCGATCTACCCCAATGTGCCGGAACAGCCGGAAGTGCTGATCCTCGACACCGCCGTCACCGACGTGCGCGACAACGCGATCTGGCATACCGATGTGACCTTCCTGCCGACCCCGGCCATGGGCGCGGTGCTCAGCGCCAAGCTGCTGCCAGAGTTTGGCGGCGATACGTTGTGGGCCAGCGGGATTGCGGCGTATGAAGCCCTGTCGGCGCCGATGAAAACCTTGTTCGAAGGCCTGACCGCCACCCACGACTTCACCCGCTCATTCCCGCTGGAGCGCTATGGCAACACGCCCGAGGCGCTAGCCCAGTGGGAAGAAGCACGGCGCAAGAATCCACCGCTGTCGCACCCGGTGATCCGCACACACCCGGTCAGCGGGCGCCGCTCGCTGTTCGTCAATGAAGGCTTCACCTCGAAGATCAACGAGCTGTCGGAAACCGAGAGCGAGGCGATTCTGAAGTTTCTGTTCGCCCATTCAACGCGCCCGGAATTCACCATTCGCTGGCGCTGGCAGCAGGACGACATTGCGTTCTGGGATAACCGCGTGACCCAGCATTACGCGGTCGATGATTACCGGCCGGCGCGGCGGGTGATGCAGCGGGCGACAGTGTTGGGGGATGTGCCGTTTTTTCGCTGA
- a CDS encoding PaaI family thioesterase — MDIPAGYTESAFFKLLGCRLHSLETGVAQVALGLEPQLRNRAEKMHGGALFSLVDIAMGLACSSTHGFDQQSATIECKINYIRAVSDGEVMCTARVIHPGRRTLVVEADVMQGDKLVVKAQGTFAVL, encoded by the coding sequence ATGGACATCCCTGCCGGTTACACCGAAAGCGCCTTTTTCAAGCTGCTGGGGTGTCGCTTGCACAGCCTGGAAACCGGGGTGGCGCAAGTCGCCCTGGGGCTGGAGCCGCAACTGCGCAATCGCGCCGAAAAGATGCACGGCGGGGCCTTGTTCAGCCTGGTGGACATTGCCATGGGGCTGGCCTGTTCCAGCACCCACGGCTTTGACCAGCAGAGCGCGACCATCGAGTGCAAGATCAACTACATCCGCGCCGTCTCTGACGGCGAGGTGATGTGCACGGCGCGGGTGATCCACCCGGGCCGCCGCACATTGGTGGTCGAGGCCGATGTGATGCAGGGCGACAAACTGGTCGTAAAAGCACAAGGCACGTTCGCTGTCCTGTAG
- the tauA gene encoding taurine ABC transporter substrate-binding protein, translating to MKLTFPLRLLAAATLATATFFAQAADFTVAYQTTVDPAKVAQADGAYEKATKADISWRKFDNGADIIAAIASGDVQIGYLGSSPLTAAITRKVPVETFLIATQIGAAEALVARDGSGIKTPQDLIGKKIAVPFVSTGHYSLLAALKHWNIDPSKVTVLNLAPPAIIAAWKRGDIDATYVWDPALGVAKENGKVLITSGELAKFGAPTFDAWIVRKDFAEKHPEIVTAFAKVTLDAYADYRKDPQAWLANQGNVDKLVKLSGAKASDIPLLLQGNVYPLAADQVITLGAPTTKAITDTAAFLKEQGKVEAVLPDYAPYVSAKFITN from the coding sequence ATGAAACTGACTTTCCCTCTACGCTTGCTGGCGGCCGCTACTTTGGCTACCGCGACCTTTTTTGCCCAGGCGGCCGACTTCACCGTCGCCTACCAGACCACCGTTGACCCGGCGAAAGTCGCCCAGGCCGACGGTGCCTACGAAAAGGCCACCAAGGCCGATATCAGCTGGCGCAAATTCGACAATGGTGCCGATATCATCGCCGCCATCGCCTCCGGTGACGTACAGATCGGCTACCTCGGCTCCAGCCCCCTGACCGCCGCCATCACTCGCAAAGTCCCGGTAGAAACCTTCCTCATCGCCACCCAGATCGGCGCCGCCGAAGCCTTGGTCGCCCGCGACGGTTCCGGGATCAAGACCCCGCAAGACCTGATCGGCAAGAAGATCGCCGTGCCATTCGTGTCCACCGGTCACTACAGCCTGCTCGCCGCGCTCAAGCACTGGAACATCGATCCATCGAAAGTCACCGTACTCAATCTCGCCCCGCCAGCGATCATTGCCGCCTGGAAACGCGGCGATATCGACGCCACTTACGTCTGGGACCCGGCTCTCGGCGTCGCCAAGGAAAACGGCAAGGTACTGATCACCTCCGGCGAACTGGCCAAGTTCGGCGCACCGACCTTCGATGCCTGGATCGTGCGCAAGGATTTCGCCGAGAAGCACCCGGAGATCGTCACCGCGTTCGCCAAAGTGACCCTGGACGCCTACGCCGATTACCGCAAAGACCCGCAAGCCTGGCTCGCCAACCAGGGCAACGTCGACAAGCTGGTAAAACTCTCCGGTGCCAAGGCCAGCGACATTCCGCTGCTGCTGCAAGGCAACGTCTACCCGCTGGCGGCTGATCAGGTCATCACCCTCGGCGCACCGACCACCAAGGCCATCACCGACACTGCGGCGTTCCTCAAGGAACAAGGCAAGGTCGAGGCGGTACTGCCGGACTACGCGCCGTACGTCAGCGCCAAGTTCATCACCAACTGA
- the gshA gene encoding glutamate--cysteine ligase has translation MSELLNRRLALLGERANLSLLEQCLHGIERECLRVTGEGRLAQTPHPEELGSALTNEQITTDYSESLLEFITPALPDPADTLASLDSIHRFAYSKLGNEYLWSPSMPCPLPAEEDIPIAYYGTSNIGQLKYVYRKGLALRYGKTMQCIAGIHYNFSLPEKLWPLLRQAEGFVGTDRDFQSSSYIALIRNFRRYSWLLMYLFGASPALDAGFLRGRSHQLEQLDPQTLYLPYATSLRMSDLGYQSNAQAGLTPCYNDLNSYTDSLRKAVATPYPPYVEVGTHQDGEWVQLNTNILQIENEYYSNIRPKRVTYTGERPIQALVARGIQYVEVRCLDINPFLPMGIDLTESRFLDAFLLYCALNDSPLLTNTSCSNATSNFLSVVKEGRRPGLQLQREGQPVDLKEWAAELLENIAPLAAMLDQSHGGDAHSKALDAQLAKVQDPSLTPSAQVLAAMAEHKESFAQFSLRQSQAHAEFFRSEPLAAEEQAKFEERARSSLAQQAELEQNEVGDFDVFVGAYQASILAISN, from the coding sequence TTGAGCGAACTTCTCAACCGCCGCCTGGCCCTGCTCGGCGAGCGCGCTAACCTATCTCTGCTCGAACAGTGCCTTCACGGCATCGAACGTGAATGCCTGCGCGTGACCGGCGAAGGTCGCCTGGCGCAAACGCCGCACCCGGAAGAATTGGGTTCCGCGCTGACCAACGAACAGATCACCACCGACTACTCCGAGTCGCTGCTGGAGTTCATCACTCCGGCCCTGCCCGACCCGGCGGACACGTTGGCGAGCCTGGACAGCATTCACCGCTTTGCCTACAGCAAGCTCGGCAACGAGTACCTGTGGAGTCCGTCGATGCCGTGCCCGTTGCCGGCCGAGGAGGACATCCCGATCGCCTACTACGGCACGTCCAACATCGGGCAACTCAAGTACGTGTACCGCAAGGGCCTGGCCCTGCGTTACGGCAAGACCATGCAATGCATTGCCGGCATCCACTACAATTTTTCCCTGCCGGAAAAACTCTGGCCGTTGCTCAGGCAGGCCGAGGGCTTTGTCGGCACCGACCGCGATTTCCAGTCGTCGTCCTACATCGCGCTGATCCGCAACTTCCGCCGCTACAGCTGGCTGCTGATGTACCTGTTCGGTGCCTCGCCGGCACTGGACGCCGGCTTCCTGCGCGGTCGTTCGCATCAGTTGGAACAGCTGGACCCGCAAACCTTGTACCTGCCGTACGCCACCAGCCTGCGCATGAGCGACCTGGGTTACCAGAGCAACGCCCAGGCCGGCCTGACGCCGTGCTACAACGATCTGAACAGCTATACCGACAGCTTGCGCAAAGCGGTGGCCACGCCGTATCCGCCGTACGTCGAAGTCGGCACCCACCAGGATGGCGAGTGGGTGCAGCTCAACACCAACATCCTGCAGATCGAAAACGAGTACTACTCCAACATCCGCCCGAAACGCGTGACCTACACCGGTGAACGCCCGATCCAGGCGCTGGTGGCCCGCGGCATCCAGTACGTCGAAGTGCGCTGCCTGGACATCAACCCGTTCCTGCCGATGGGTATCGACCTCACCGAGTCGCGCTTCCTCGACGCGTTCCTGTTGTATTGCGCGCTCAATGACAGCCCGCTGCTGACCAACACCAGTTGCAGCAACGCGACCTCGAACTTCCTCAGCGTGGTCAAGGAAGGTCGTCGTCCGGGCCTGCAACTGCAACGGGAAGGCCAGCCGGTTGACCTGAAGGAATGGGCCGCTGAGCTGCTGGAAAATATTGCCCCACTGGCGGCGATGCTCGATCAGAGCCATGGCGGCGATGCCCACAGCAAGGCGCTGGACGCCCAGTTGGCCAAGGTCCAGGACCCGTCCCTGACGCCATCGGCACAGGTGTTGGCGGCCATGGCCGAGCACAAGGAGAGCTTTGCCCAGTTTTCCCTGCGCCAGAGCCAGGCCCATGCCGAGTTCTTCCGCAGCGAGCCGTTGGCGGCTGAGGAACAGGCGAAGTTTGAAGAGCGGGCGCGTTCGTCGTTGGCTCAGCAGGCTGAGCTGGAGCAGAACGAAGTCGGTGATTTCGATGTGTTCGTCGGGGCGTACCAGGCGAGCATTCTGGCGATCAGTAACTAA
- the epsC gene encoding serine O-acetyltransferase EpsC: MSERSSHWQLQSIVSQLRTAREQWRVQNGRASTEQGGRELPSRAAMAEILEALCGALFPMRLGPVDLREESEDFYVGHTLDVALNALLAQARLELRYAARHSAQAETEVEAKTIQIIQDFALALPGLRSLLDTDVLAAYHGDPAARSVDEVLLCYPGILAVIHHRLAHHLYRAGLPLLARISAEIAHSATGIDIHPGAQIGRSFFIDHGTGVVIGETAIIGERVRIYQAVTLGAKRFPADEDGQLQKGQPRHPIVEDDVVIYAGATILGRITIGQGSTIGGNVWLTRSVPAGSNLTQANLQHDDGAQK; this comes from the coding sequence GTGAGTGAGCGTTCCAGCCATTGGCAATTGCAGAGCATCGTCAGCCAGCTGCGCACGGCACGTGAACAGTGGCGTGTACAAAATGGCCGTGCCAGTACCGAGCAGGGCGGTCGCGAGCTGCCCTCCCGGGCGGCGATGGCGGAGATTCTCGAAGCCTTGTGCGGCGCACTGTTCCCGATGCGCCTGGGGCCGGTTGACCTGCGCGAGGAGAGCGAAGACTTCTACGTCGGCCATACCCTGGATGTGGCGCTGAACGCGCTGTTGGCCCAGGCGCGACTCGAGTTGCGCTACGCCGCGCGCCACAGTGCCCAGGCCGAGACCGAGGTCGAAGCCAAGACCATCCAGATCATTCAAGACTTCGCCCTCGCCCTGCCGGGGTTGCGCAGCCTGTTGGACACCGACGTGTTGGCGGCTTATCACGGTGACCCGGCGGCGCGTAGTGTCGATGAAGTGCTGTTGTGCTACCCGGGGATTCTGGCGGTGATTCATCATCGCCTGGCCCACCATTTGTACCGCGCCGGGCTGCCGTTGCTGGCGCGGATCAGTGCGGAAATCGCCCACTCGGCCACCGGCATCGACATCCACCCCGGCGCGCAGATTGGCCGCAGTTTCTTCATCGACCACGGTACAGGTGTGGTGATTGGCGAGACGGCGATCATCGGCGAGCGCGTGCGGATTTATCAGGCGGTGACCCTGGGTGCCAAGCGCTTCCCGGCGGACGAAGACGGTCAGTTGCAGAAAGGCCAGCCGCGGCATCCGATTGTCGAGGATGACGTGGTGATTTATGCCGGTGCGACGATTCTGGGGCGGATCACCATCGGCCAGGGCTCGACCATCGGCGGCAACGTCTGGCTGACCCGCAGCGTGCCGGCGGGCAGTAACCTGACCCAGGCGAACCTGCAGCATGATGATGGGGCTCAGAAGTAG
- the betT gene encoding choline transporter BetT — protein sequence MNPPVFWFSASFILLFGVVVIAMPEQAGAWLLAAQNWAANTVGWYYLLAMTLYLVFVVVTALSGYGKIKLGADHDEPEFSYLSWAGMLFAAGISITLFFFCVSEPLTHMLQPPQGEAGTADAARQAMQILFLHWGLHGWGVFAFVGMALAYFAYRHNLPLALRSALYPLIGKRINGPIGYAVDGFGIIATVFGLGADMGFGVLHLNSGLDYLFGIAHTQWIQVGLITLMMGAAIIVAVSGVDKGVRVMSDINMLLACALLLFVLFAGPTQHLLNTLIQNLGDYLGALPMKSFDLYAYDKPSDWLGGWTVFYWAWWIAWSPFVGLFIARISRGRTIREFVFGVLLIPLGFTLAWMSIFGNSAIDQVLNHGMSALGMSAIDNPSMTLYLLLETYPWSKTVIAVTVFISFVFFVTSADSGTVVLSTLSAKGGNPDEDGPKWLRVFWGAMTALVTSALLFSGSIDALKSAVVLTSLPFSLILLLMMWGLHKAFYLESQKQIAQMHSLAPVSGSRRGGWRQRLSQAVHFPSRDEVYRFLDTTVRPAIDEVSAVFREKGLHVALHPDPAHDSVSLEIGHGDQHPFVYQVQMRGYFTPSFARGGMGSKQLNNRRYYRAEVHLSEGSQDYDLVGYTKEQIINDILDQYERHMQFLHLVR from the coding sequence ATGAATCCGCCAGTGTTCTGGTTCTCGGCGAGTTTCATTCTGTTGTTTGGTGTCGTTGTCATCGCCATGCCCGAGCAGGCCGGTGCCTGGTTGCTGGCGGCGCAAAACTGGGCGGCCAATACGGTCGGCTGGTATTACCTGCTGGCGATGACCCTGTATCTGGTCTTCGTGGTGGTCACCGCCTTGTCTGGCTACGGCAAGATCAAACTCGGTGCCGACCACGACGAGCCCGAATTCAGTTATCTGTCCTGGGCCGGCATGCTGTTCGCCGCCGGGATCAGCATCACCCTGTTTTTCTTCTGCGTGTCCGAGCCCCTGACCCACATGCTGCAACCGCCCCAAGGCGAGGCCGGGACGGCGGATGCGGCGCGCCAGGCGATGCAGATTCTGTTTCTGCACTGGGGCCTGCATGGCTGGGGCGTGTTCGCCTTTGTCGGCATGGCGCTGGCCTACTTTGCCTACCGGCATAACCTGCCACTGGCCCTGCGCTCGGCGCTGTATCCGCTGATCGGCAAGCGCATCAATGGTCCCATCGGTTACGCGGTGGACGGCTTCGGCATCATCGCCACGGTGTTCGGCCTCGGTGCCGACATGGGTTTCGGCGTGTTGCACCTCAACTCGGGCCTGGACTACCTGTTCGGCATCGCCCACACCCAATGGATTCAGGTCGGCCTGATCACCTTGATGATGGGTGCGGCGATCATCGTTGCCGTATCCGGCGTCGACAAGGGCGTGCGGGTCATGTCCGACATCAACATGCTGCTGGCCTGCGCGCTGTTGCTGTTCGTGCTGTTCGCAGGCCCTACCCAGCACTTGCTCAATACCCTGATCCAGAACCTCGGCGATTACCTCGGCGCCTTGCCGATGAAGAGTTTCGACCTGTACGCCTACGACAAACCCAGCGACTGGCTGGGCGGCTGGACGGTGTTCTACTGGGCATGGTGGATCGCATGGTCGCCGTTCGTGGGCTTGTTCATCGCACGGATTTCCCGTGGCCGCACCATCCGCGAATTCGTCTTCGGCGTGCTGCTGATTCCGCTCGGCTTCACCCTGGCGTGGATGTCGATCTTCGGCAACAGCGCCATCGACCAGGTACTCAATCACGGCATGAGCGCGCTTGGCATGTCGGCCATCGACAACCCGTCGATGACGCTCTACCTGCTGCTGGAAACCTACCCGTGGAGCAAAACCGTGATCGCGGTCACGGTGTTCATCAGCTTCGTGTTCTTCGTCACCTCTGCCGACTCCGGCACCGTGGTGCTCTCGACGCTGTCCGCCAAGGGCGGCAATCCCGATGAAGACGGGCCGAAATGGCTGCGAGTGTTCTGGGGCGCAATGACTGCGCTGGTGACCAGCGCGCTGCTGTTCTCCGGCAGCATCGATGCGTTGAAGTCGGCGGTGGTGCTGACCTCGCTGCCGTTCTCGCTGATTCTGTTGTTGATGATGTGGGGGCTGCACAAGGCGTTTTATCTGGAATCGCAGAAGCAGATTGCACAGATGCATTCCCTGGCGCCGGTGTCCGGATCACGGCGCGGCGGTTGGCGGCAACGCTTGAGTCAGGCCGTGCATTTCCCGTCGCGGGATGAGGTTTATCGTTTCCTCGACACCACGGTGCGCCCGGCGATTGACGAAGTGTCTGCGGTGTTCCGCGAAAAGGGCTTGCACGTGGCCCTGCACCCGGACCCGGCCCATGACAGCGTCAGCCTGGAAATCGGTCACGGTGATCAACATCCGTTTGTTTATCAGGTGCAGATGCGCGGTTATTTCACGCCATCGTTTGCCCGTGGCGGCATGGGTTCCAAGCAGCTCAACAATCGCCGTTACTACCGGGCCGAAGTGCACTTGAGCGAGGGCAGTCAGGACTACGATCTGGTGGGCTACACCAAGGAGCAGATCATCAACGACATCCTCGACCAGTACGAACGGCACATGCAGTTCCTGCATCTGGTGCGTTGA
- the tauB gene encoding taurine ABC transporter ATP-binding subunit, translating into MALLQLERISAQYPGNPEPVLAEISLSLGPRQLLVALGPSGSGKTSLLNLIAGFVEPSAGRITLDGVPVKGPSAERGVVFQDDALLPWQDVLANVGFGLELAGIARNKREARAREMLALVDLSGFEQRRIWQLSGGQKQRVGLARALAADPRVLLMDEPFGALDAFTREQMQELLLQVWQRTAKPVFLITHDIEEAVFLATDLILLAPNPGQIVERLSLDFGQRYAAGESARSIKSDPRFIETREHVLAKVFSQRSAAQRQERA; encoded by the coding sequence ATGGCTTTGCTACAGCTGGAGCGCATCAGCGCACAGTACCCCGGCAACCCGGAACCGGTGTTGGCGGAAATCTCCCTGAGCCTTGGGCCCCGGCAATTGCTGGTCGCCCTCGGCCCGTCCGGCAGTGGCAAGACTTCGCTGTTGAACCTGATTGCCGGTTTCGTCGAACCCAGCGCCGGGCGCATCACCCTCGACGGCGTGCCCGTCAAAGGCCCGAGTGCCGAGCGCGGCGTAGTGTTCCAGGACGACGCGCTGCTGCCGTGGCAAGACGTGCTGGCCAACGTCGGTTTCGGCCTGGAACTGGCCGGCATCGCCCGGAACAAACGCGAAGCTCGCGCCAGGGAGATGCTCGCCCTGGTCGATCTTTCCGGTTTTGAACAGCGCCGCATCTGGCAGCTTTCCGGTGGCCAGAAGCAGCGCGTCGGCCTGGCCCGCGCCCTCGCCGCCGACCCGCGCGTGTTGCTCATGGACGAACCGTTCGGTGCCCTCGACGCTTTCACCCGCGAACAGATGCAGGAACTGTTGCTGCAAGTCTGGCAACGCACCGCCAAACCGGTGTTCCTCATTACCCACGACATCGAAGAGGCCGTGTTCCTCGCCACCGACCTGATTCTGTTGGCGCCCAACCCAGGGCAAATCGTCGAGCGCCTGAGCCTCGATTTCGGTCAGCGTTATGCCGCCGGTGAGTCGGCTCGCTCGATCAAGTCCGACCCGCGCTTTATCGAAACCCGCGAACACGTACTCGCCAAAGTGTTCTCCCAACGCAGCGCCGCCCAGCGGCAGGAGCGCGCATGA